A single genomic interval of Nitrospirota bacterium harbors:
- the mtgA gene encoding monofunctional biosynthetic peptidoglycan transglycosylase, with protein sequence MRKSTKQSRSRVKVFLILGLCLPIGAVLFLWLLTMPDVSILRATNPPVTALMEARQTQAESQGHSTKRHWIWVPLSRIAPSLRQAVVGAEDAAFFTHEGFDWEGIKEAAKYNLEAGELKRGGSTITQQLAKNLYLSSERSLFRKAREALITRSLEQQLTKERILELYLNVAEWGQGVYGAEAAARHHFKKSARDLTPDEAAWLAAILPSPRRYDPIRKTTALTRRHERIVRRMNQTAHHDIKPE encoded by the coding sequence ATGAGGAAGTCAACCAAACAATCCCGCTCCCGCGTGAAGGTCTTCCTGATTCTCGGACTCTGCCTCCCGATCGGGGCGGTCCTATTTCTCTGGCTGCTCACCATGCCGGACGTCTCGATCTTACGCGCGACCAATCCACCCGTGACGGCACTCATGGAAGCACGACAGACCCAAGCCGAATCACAAGGCCACAGCACCAAACGCCATTGGATATGGGTGCCGCTCTCTCGTATCGCTCCCTCACTCCGCCAGGCGGTCGTGGGAGCGGAAGATGCGGCGTTCTTCACCCACGAAGGATTCGACTGGGAAGGGATCAAAGAGGCCGCCAAATATAACCTCGAGGCGGGTGAACTCAAGCGCGGCGGGAGCACCATTACCCAACAACTGGCCAAAAATCTCTATCTCTCCTCCGAACGATCCTTGTTTCGGAAGGCCCGGGAAGCGTTGATCACCCGCTCACTCGAACAGCAACTCACGAAGGAACGTATTCTCGAACTGTACCTCAACGTCGCCGAATGGGGACAGGGTGTCTACGGAGCGGAGGCGGCAGCCCGCCACCACTTCAAGAAATCCGCACGTGACCTGACGCCCGATGAGGCCGCCTGGCTGGCGGCCATCTTACCCTCGCCCAGGCGATACGATCCGATCAGAAAAACAACGGCCTTGACTCGCCGACACGAACGGATTGTTCGTCGGATGAACCAGACGGCGCATCATGACATCAAGCCTGAGTAA